TGAGTTGACTGAGGAGCATTTTAACGTCATTCGTTTCATGCGGAAGGATTACCAGGAAAATGGCACGGTACCTACCATACGCCGTTTGAACAAAGTCGGTGGAATTTCTACCAGGGATCTGTATCGCCTGTTCCCTGAAGGTCCTGCTAAAAAAGCCGCGAAAATTTCTGGATTGCCAAAACCCCAGGGTTGTGTTTAAGGAAAAGGAGTTAT
This window of the Candidatus Neomarinimicrobiota bacterium genome carries:
- a CDS encoding TusE/DsrC/DsvC family sulfur relay protein; the protein is MTEKKIGNVSVDVDAEGFMTDPNQWNEDVAKAIAKELGIELTEEHFNVIRFMRKDYQENGTVPTIRRLNKVGGISTRDLYRLFPEGPAKKAAKISGLPKPQGCV